The genomic DNA TTGAAGATAAATTTCCCAGATTTGGGACTGAAAAAAGTTCTAGCCAGTCTAGCACCTATTGAAAAGGAAGACTAGGACTTCATTCACCTAAAACTGTCTGTGGGCTCAGACAGTTTTTCTGTCTTTTGCTATAATAGAACTAGCAAGTATTTCGGAGAAACAGATGAAACTCTACTACACAGACATTTCCAATAATTTAACAGCTTTCTTAGCTCAAACTGCCTGTGATTATGCTCGTTCGGGCAAACGGGTCTTCTATATTGCTCCCAACTCTCTCTCTTTTGAAAAAGAAAGGGCTGTTTTGGAGCGTTTGGAGAATCAGGCCTCTTTTGACATCATGGTTACCCGTTTCGCTCAAATGGCTCGCTACTTGGTTCTTAATCAAACTAAGCAACAGGTCAGTTTGGATGATCTAGGTTTGTCCATCTTATTCTTTCGCCTGCTCTCACAGTTTGACGACAGTGACCTCAAGGTCTATGGTCAGTTGAAGACTGATATGCAGTTTATCAGTCAATTGGTTGCTCTTTACAAAGACTTGCAGCGTTCCAATCTAACAGTTCTGGACTTGGAGGCTATGGATACGCCTGATAAATACGATGATTTACATCTGATTTTTACAGCCTTTGAAGAACTACTCCGCAAAGAAGACTATGAAAATGAAAGCAAGATTAGTCAATTCCGGCATCTGGTTGAAGGCGGAGGATTGGATGAAGAGCTTGCTCAGCTGGTAGTGGTGGTAGATGGCTTTACCCGATTTTCAGCAGAAGAGGAAGCCTTGATTGCTGCCCTAGATGGCCGAGTGGCCGAACTAGTAATTGCGGTTTACGCCAGTCAAAAGGCCTATAAGGCAAGCTATGTTGAGGGCAATCTCTATCAGGCAGGGGTTGAATTTCTAAGGAGATTGGCACAGACCTACCAAACTAAGCCAGTCTTTTTACCGACAGACGAATACCTGGACGGTTTTGGCAAGATTTCCAAAAATATTGAAAACCACTATGATTTTTCTGGTGCTTATCTGGAGCTGACAGAAGAAGATACCAGTCAGATTGAGATTTGGGAAGTAACCAACCAGAAGGAAGAGGTCGAAGAGGTGGCGCGTGCCATCCGCAATAGACTGCATCAAGGAAGCCGTTATAAGGATATTTTGTTGCTCTTGGGAGATGTGGAGAGCTACAAACTTCAAATTGGCAAAATTTTCGACAAATATGAGATTCCTTATTACTTTGGCAAGGCCGAAGAGATGAGTCACCATCCCTTGGTGCATTTCGTTGAATCTTTAGAGCGCCTTAAACGCTATAATTTCAGACCAGAAGATCTGCTCAATCTTGTCAAATCGGGCTTGTACGGCAGTTTTGAGCAGAGAGAGCTGGACCGATTTGAACAGTATATCCTTTTTGCAGACATCAAGGGTCGGGCAAAGTTTAGTCGTGATTTTACGGTCAATAGCAGAGCAGGCTATGATTTGGATGAGCTCAACCAGATTCGGGCAAGCCTCATACAGCCCTTAGAAGAACTTTTTAAAGCCCAAACCCAGTCGGTATCTAGCTTACTAGAAAAGTTTACTCGCTTTTTGAAGGCCGTAGCCCTGCCAGTCAATATGGAAAAGCTAGCTAGCCTTTCCAATGAAATCGATCAGGAAAAACAAGAACAAGTCTGGAAAGCCTTCTGTCACATTTTGGAGCAGCTGAAGGAAATTTTTGGGCACGAGAAATTACGATTGGATGACTTTTTAGCTCTCTTGCGGGCAGGTATGCTAGCCAGTCATTACCGTACAGTTCCGGCAACCGTTGATGTGGTTAATATTCGCTCCTATGATTTGATTGAGCCACACAGTGCCAAGTATGTCTACGCTATCGGTCTTAGCCAGTCCAACTTTCCTAAGATTAGTCAGCCCAAGAGCCTGCTGACTGAGGAAGAAAAGGCCAAGGTTAATGCAGTAAGTGGGCAGCAAGGACAGTTTGATCTTGTGAGTCGTGATCATATCAAGAAGAATCATTTTGCTATGATTTCTCTCCTTAATTCTGCAAGTGAAGGCTTAGTCCTTTCCAGTCCGCAGCTCTACAATGAAGCAGAAGATGGTCTGTCACCTTACTTAAAACTTCTCAAAGAGATGGGAGTTCCTTCCGAACAAAAGGGGCGGGGAACGACCTTATCAGCTAGTGATATTGGTCACTATAAGAGCTTGTTATCGCGTGTAATCGAGGCCAATCGAGGTGATTTTGACGCAAATTGGTCCAAAGAAGAGGCTACATTTTGGTCGGTTGCCCTTCGCTACCTGAGAAAGAAACTGGATGAAGAAGGCATAGTGATTCCTACGATTTCTAATCAAGTTCAAACTCAGCCTTTAGCAAATGAAACCCTTAGTCTGCTTTATCCGATTGATAAGCCACTCAAGTTATCCGCATCCAGTCTGACAGATTTTTACCAAAACCAATACCTCTACTTTATTAAACATGTCCTTCGTTTGCAGGAACAGGATAGTCTACGTCCAGATGCTCGCAGTCATGGTAATTTTCTGCATAGGATTTTTGAGCGCTTGACTAAAGATCCCTCTCCAGCTAGTTTTGATGACAAGCTCAAGCTGGCTATTGAGCAGACCAGAAAAGAACCAGGCTTTGCGGCGCTTTATCAAGAAGATGCGGATAGTCACTATTCAGAGCAAGTTCTTCTGGATATTGCTCGGGCGAGTTCACTCGTTTTGCGAGAAGGAAGTCAGATTGAAGTGTTGGCAAATGAGGCTGTTTTTGGTCAGGACACGGGCAACTACCTTGATTTAGAAGGCGGACGCAAGCTGAATATCACCGGTAAAATGGATCGGCTGGATCGGCTGACAGCTGACGGGGCCCTTGGTGTTGTGGATTATAAATCTAGCAGCAATCAGTTTCACATTGACCGCTTTTATAATGGTCTGAGCCCTCAACTGATGACCTATCTTTCCGCCGTTCAGCGATTACCCGAGTTTAGTCAGTCCGAAAAAATCTTTGGGGCTATGTATTTGCACCTTTTGGATCCGATTGTCAAGCTAACTGACGCCAAAACAAGCGACCAGGTTTTGGCAGAAACCTATAAGAGCTTAGTTTACAAGGGACTTTTCCTAGAAGAAGAAAGCAATCAGCTAAATCAGCTGTATCACAAAACCAAGGCTTCCTTATATAGTCGAGAGGAGCTGGCAACCATGCTGACCTATCATGAAAAACTGTATAAAGACGCAGCGCAAACAATCTTATCGGGGAATTTTGCCATCAATCCCTATACAGAAGATGGTCGTTCCGTAGCAGGAGAGCAGCTTAAAGCCATTACCGGATTTGAAGCGAATCTTCACTTAGGTCAGGCTCGCCGACTAACCAAGGGAGGAAAGAAGGAAGACTGGTTGGAGCGTATGAAGAAAGGAGGAGAGGCATGATGTTTGAAGCATTTTTAAAGGCTGAAGAAATCCGTGAGCTACAATTAGCAGAAGCTGAGTCTGATAAGAGTCAAAAGCGCACCCCTGAACAGATTGAAGCGATTTATTGTCATGGTCAGAATGTCCTAGTTTCGGCTTCGGCAGGTTCTGGCAAGACCTTTGTCATGGTTGAGCGGATTTTGGATAAAATCTTGCGTGGTATCCAGATTGAACAATTGTTTATCTCCACCTTCACGGTTAAGGCGGCTGGTGAACTGAAAGAGCGGATTGAAAAAAAACTGAATGAGGCGATTCTAGCTGTTTCGGACGAACAGGTACGCCGTCATCTATCTCGCCAGCTAACTGAGCTTGAAAACGCTGATATTGGTACCATGGATGCTTTTACTCAGAAATTGGTCACCAGCTATGGTTACAGCTTAGGGATTTCCCCAAATTTTCGGATTCTGCAGGATAAGAGCGAACAAGACCTATTGAAAAATGAAGTCTTTGCAGAACTATTTGCCACCTACTTAGAAGGACAAGAAGGTACTGTTTTTCAACAGTTAGTTCGGAATTTTTCTGGCAATCGAAAGGATAACAAGGGCTTTCGAGAAATTGTTTATCAGATTCATGGATTCAGTCAGTCAACTAGCAATCCGGAGCAGTGGTTGCGCTCTACCTTGCTCAAAGGCTACCAAGACTTTGACAGTCTGGACAGCCTGCCACCCTCGCTCTTGATAGGTCTTTTGGATGCTATGAATCAAGCTGCGGATGACCTAGAAGACTTGACCCATCATCCTGATTATAAGCAGGTCACAGCTAAAGGGGCTATGACTGCTAACTATAAGAAGCATCAGGCTATTTTTGAGGAACTACGGAACTTGGCCAGCAACTTCAAAGAAAAGATGGATGCAGAGCAGCTACCTCAGTTGACAGGTCAATTAAACAACCTCTTGCCTTCTGGAAGTGAGGTAACAGTTGCAGGTACCAAGTATCCGATTTTCAAATTGCTCAAGGCTCGCTTGCTAGACATCCAGCATTTGGAAACCGTCTTGGCTTATCAACCTCAGGCTCTGCCTATCCTGCAGGTCTTGCAAGCCTTCCTCCTTGATTTTTCAGCTCGTTATTTGGAGCGAAAGATACAGGAAAATTGCTTTGAATTCTCCGACATCAGCCATTTTGCTATTCGGATTTTGGAAGAAAACCCAGGCATCCGTCAGATTTTTCAAGACAAGTATCATGAGATAATGGTTGACGAGTATCAGGATAACAACCACACTCAGGAGCGCATGCTGGATTTGTTATCAAATGGTCAGAACCGTTTCATGGTGGGAGATATTAAACAATCTATCTACCGGTTCCGTCAGGCCGACCCGCATATTTTCCAGGAAAAATTTGAACGCTATCAGGCTGACCCAAGTGCTGGCAAGCTGATTTTACTCAAAGAGAATTTCCGCAGCCAAAATGAAGTAATAGAAGCAACAAATGCGATCTTTACGCGCTTAATGGACAGGGAAGTTGGACAAATCAAGTACGACCAGACACATACGCTAGTGGCGGGGAGCGACCGACAAAAGATACACCAGCCTCAGCATACCATGGAATACCTGATTTACAACAAGGATACGACGGCTGAAGCAGATCCGTCAGCCCTAACGTCAGGAGAAGTTGAATTGGTCGCTAAGGAAATCATCCGCCTTCATAATGAAGAAGGTGTGGCCTTTTCTGACATTACCCTCCTTGTACCTTCAAGGACACGCAATCAGGCGATTTTAAACAGCTTTGAAACGCATGGCATCCCTCTGGTATCTGATGGAGGGGAAGCCAACTATCTCAAGTCCTTGGAAGTGATGGTGATGTTGGATACCCTGCGTGCCCTCAACAATCCTCTCAATGACTATGCTCTAGTTGCCTTGCTCAAGTCACCTATGTTCCGATTTGATGAGGATGAGTTGGCTAGGATAGCCTTGCAGGCTGACAAAGGTTTCTTTTATGAAAAAATGGAGCTAGCCGTAGCGGATGCTAGACAGGCAAGCGACTTGATACATCCTGCTTTTAAGCGCAAGCTACAAGCCTTTTTGGATTATCTCAAGAGCTGGCGACTTTATGCTAAGACCCATTCCATTTACGACCTGATTTGGAAGATTTATAATGAAAAGTTCTACTATGACTATGTGGGAGCCCTACCCAACGGTTCTAAGCGTCAGGCTAACCTCTACGCTCTGGGATTGCGGGCCAACAGTTTTGAAAAAACTGGTTTTAAGGGCTTGTCGCGTTTCATCACTTTTATTGATAAACTCTTGGCAAGTGATAACGATTTGGCTGATGTAGAAGTTGCTCTTGCGCAAAATGCAGTTCAGCTGATGACTGTTCACAAGTCCAAGGGGCTGGAGTTTAAATATGTCTTCCTGCTCAACATGGATAAGAGTTTTAATGCGACAGAAAACCGTAGCAGCGTCATTCTCAGTCGGGAAAATGGGCTGGGCATCCAATTCATTGCCGATATGAAAGACCAGTTCGAAACCCCGTTACCCCATGTCCGCGTTTCGATGAACACCCTGCCCTATCAGCTCAACCAACGAGAACTCAAACTAGCAGACTTGTCTGAGCAAATGCGGCTCCTTTATGTGGCCATGACACGGGCTGAGAGCAAGCTCTATCTGGTCGGTAAAGCTAGCAAGGAAAAGCTAGAGGATCGCTATGATGGCAAACGCAGAGAAGGGGTTCTGCTTGCGTCCAGCCGAGAAAGTATGAACAACTTCCAAGATTGGATTTTGGCCATTGAGGAAGCCTTTCAGGGAGAGGAGCTTTACTTTAAAAAGCGCTTTATTGATGATGAGGACTTGACTCCTGATAAGATTGGTCAACTCAGGATGGAAACCCAAATTTCCGCTGATGATGTAAAAAACCTTCGTCAGTCAGAAGACATTCGGCTAGCCTTGGATCAACTTGCCTCTGTTGAGGCACTCAACCAACGCTACAAATTCGCGATTGAACTGCCAAGTGTTCGGACACCTAGCCAGATAAAAAAACTTTATGAGCCGGTTTTAGCTGAAGATGGTTTGGAAGTTATGGAGAAAGTAAGACCAAGTTTAACCTTTGAACTACCTGATTTCTCTAAGAAAACTCCTGTTACTGGGGCTCAGGTGGGTTCTACTCTGCATGAGCTAATGCAAGCCCTGCCTCTCAATGCCCCTATGACCCTTGGACTGATCGAAAGAACGCTAGACAAAGTAGCAGCAACCGAAGCTGTCAAATCTAGTATCGACTGTCAGAAAATCCTTGACTTCTTCAGTACAGAATTAGGGAAGGAAATTTTAGCCAATCAGGACAAACTGCGACGGGAAGCAGCCTTTGCCAGTTTAGAACAAGATCCCGTTTCTAAGGAATATTTTGTTCTTCGAGGAATTGTTGATGGCTTTATCCGCTATTCAGATCGCATTGTTTTGTTTGATTACAAGACGGATCGTTACAAGGATGCCCAAACAATCAAAGACCGCTACCGACAGCAGATGACCCTTTATCAACAAGCCCTATCCAAAGCTTACCAGATTGAACAGGTCGAAGCCTATTTGATTCTCCTTGGAGGCGAAAAAATTGAGGTCATTTCAATGAATTAAGCGAAAAAACCAGCATTTTTAGCTGGTTTTTTATGCTATAATGAAGAAAAATACAAGGTTAGGGAAGTTTCCCGCACATAAGGAGGTATCCATGCAACGAACATTTTTCATGATTAAACCAGACGCTGTTGAACGTGGTCTGATTGGACAAGTCCTTACACGCATTGAATGCAGAGGCTTTCGCATTGTTCAACTCAAGATGATGACAGCAGATAAGGATTTAATTGCTGCTCACTATGACCACCTCGTGGACAAGCCCTTCTTTCCAAAACTAGTTGACTACATGACTCGTGGTCCTCTGGTTGCTGGGATTATTGAAGGCCCTGAAGTAGTCAACTCTTGGAGAGATATGATGGGTGTAACCAATCCTTTAGAAGCTGCACCAGGAACTATCCGAGGGGATTATGCAACGGCACCTGTGGATGGAAATTTCTACAATGTTGTCCATGGATCAGACTGTCCAGAAGCGGCCGAACGAGAAATCGCCCTATGGCTTGGGCACTAGTCTTCAAATGAATGAAATTGGTAGGTAGACTGATTTTACTTATTAGAGTTCGCCTTAACATCTCAACGTCAACTTGGCTTGTGTTTTACACTCCAATCTGACCGATACAGATGTTAGCGAACTCTTTTTCGTTTAGCAAGTTCAAATTTTTTCACCCTGAGTTTTTCTCCCCATCCGCCGTTATTCTATCTAGCTAAATTCCTTGTCTTTTGATATAATAAAGAGTAATACCTTTAAAAGGATGAATGATGAACGTAAAAGAATTAAAACACCGTCAGGAGAAGATTCGTAACTTCTCCATTATTGCCCACATTGACCATGGAAAGTCAACCTTGGCAGACCGAATTTTAGAAAAAACAGAAACAGTTTCCAGTCGTGAGATGCAGGCCCAGTTGTTAGACAGCATGGACTTGGAGCGTGAGCGAGGCATTACCATCAAGCTCAACGCTATCGAGCTGAATTACAAGGCTAAAGATGGGGAAACCTATATTTTTCACTTGATTGATACCCCAGGACACGTTGACTTTACCTATGAAGTATCCCGTTCCTTGGCAGCCTGCGAAGGTGCAATCTTGGTAGTGGATGCGGCTCAGGGAATTGAGGCTCAAACTCTTGCCAATGTCTACCTTGCCTTAGATAATGATTTAGAAATTCTGCCTATCATCAACAAGATTGACCTTCCGGCAGCAGATCCCGAGCGGGTTCGTCAGGAGATTGAAGACGTTATTGGACTAGATGCGTCCGAGGCAGTCTTGACTTCTGCCAAGGCTGGAATCGGTATTGAAGAAATTCTGGAGCAGATTGTCGAAAAGGTTCCAGCGCCGACAGGTGATGTAGAAGCGCCACTTCAGGCCTTGATTTTCGACTCGGTTTATGACCCTTATCGGGGTGTTATTCTCCAAGTCCGTATTGTCAATGGTGTGGTGAAGCCCGGTGACACCATTCAAATGATGAGTAATGGTAAGACCTTTGATGTGACAGAGGTTGGTATCTTCACGCCCAAAGCTGTTGGACGGGACTTCCTTGCAACAGGTGATGTTGGTTATATCGCAGCATCCATCAAGACTGTTGCAGATACCCGTGTCGGTGACACAGTGACCTTAGCAGACAATCCGGCAGCTGCCCCATTGGATGGTTACAAGCAGATGAATCCAATGGTCTTTGCGGGTATCTATCCGATTGATTCTAACAAATACAATGATTTGCGTGAAGCCTTGGAAAAATTACAGCTCAACGATGCCAGCCTGCAATTTGAACCAGAAACATCACAGGCTCTTGGTTTTGGTTTCCGATGCGGTTTCCTTGGTTTGCTTCACATGGACGTTATTCAAGAGCGGATTGAACGTGAGTTTAACATCGACCTGATTATGACGGCACCGTCGGTCGTTTACCATGTCAATATGACAGACGGGGAAATGTTGGAAGTAGCCAATCCGTCCGAGTTTCCGGATCCGACCAAGATCAGCAACATCGAAGAACCCTACGTTAAGGCTCAGATTATGGTGCCGCAAGAATATGTGGGCGCTGTCATGGAGTTAGCTCAGCGCAAGCGGGGTGATTTTGTTACCATGGATTACATTGATGACAACCGTGTCAATGTCATCTACCAAATTCCTCTTGCAGAAATCGTCTTTGATTTCTTTGACAAACTCAAGTCTTCAACCCGTGGTTACGCAAGTTTTGATTATGAAATTTCGGAGTATCGTTCATCCAAACTGGTTAAGATGGACATTCTCCTCAATGGCGATAAGGTTGACGCGCTTAGCTTTATTGTTCACAAGGAATTTGCTTATGAACGCGGGAAAATCATCGTGGACAAGCTTAAGAAAATTATCCCTCGTCAACAATTTGAAGTGCCAATCCAAGCGGCAATCGGTCACAAAATTGTGGCGCGCAGCGACATCAAAGCCCTTCGTAAAAATGTCTTGGCCAAGTGTTATGGTGGCGACGTTTCCCGTAAACGCAAGCTCCTTGAAAAACAAAAGG from Streptococcus oriscaviae includes the following:
- the ndk gene encoding nucleoside-diphosphate kinase; its protein translation is MQRTFFMIKPDAVERGLIGQVLTRIECRGFRIVQLKMMTADKDLIAAHYDHLVDKPFFPKLVDYMTRGPLVAGIIEGPEVVNSWRDMMGVTNPLEAAPGTIRGDYATAPVDGNFYNVVHGSDCPEAAEREIALWLGH
- the rexB gene encoding ATP-dependent nuclease subunit B — its product is MKLYYTDISNNLTAFLAQTACDYARSGKRVFYIAPNSLSFEKERAVLERLENQASFDIMVTRFAQMARYLVLNQTKQQVSLDDLGLSILFFRLLSQFDDSDLKVYGQLKTDMQFISQLVALYKDLQRSNLTVLDLEAMDTPDKYDDLHLIFTAFEELLRKEDYENESKISQFRHLVEGGGLDEELAQLVVVVDGFTRFSAEEEALIAALDGRVAELVIAVYASQKAYKASYVEGNLYQAGVEFLRRLAQTYQTKPVFLPTDEYLDGFGKISKNIENHYDFSGAYLELTEEDTSQIEIWEVTNQKEEVEEVARAIRNRLHQGSRYKDILLLLGDVESYKLQIGKIFDKYEIPYYFGKAEEMSHHPLVHFVESLERLKRYNFRPEDLLNLVKSGLYGSFEQRELDRFEQYILFADIKGRAKFSRDFTVNSRAGYDLDELNQIRASLIQPLEELFKAQTQSVSSLLEKFTRFLKAVALPVNMEKLASLSNEIDQEKQEQVWKAFCHILEQLKEIFGHEKLRLDDFLALLRAGMLASHYRTVPATVDVVNIRSYDLIEPHSAKYVYAIGLSQSNFPKISQPKSLLTEEEKAKVNAVSGQQGQFDLVSRDHIKKNHFAMISLLNSASEGLVLSSPQLYNEAEDGLSPYLKLLKEMGVPSEQKGRGTTLSASDIGHYKSLLSRVIEANRGDFDANWSKEEATFWSVALRYLRKKLDEEGIVIPTISNQVQTQPLANETLSLLYPIDKPLKLSASSLTDFYQNQYLYFIKHVLRLQEQDSLRPDARSHGNFLHRIFERLTKDPSPASFDDKLKLAIEQTRKEPGFAALYQEDADSHYSEQVLLDIARASSLVLREGSQIEVLANEAVFGQDTGNYLDLEGGRKLNITGKMDRLDRLTADGALGVVDYKSSSNQFHIDRFYNGLSPQLMTYLSAVQRLPEFSQSEKIFGAMYLHLLDPIVKLTDAKTSDQVLAETYKSLVYKGLFLEEESNQLNQLYHKTKASLYSREELATMLTYHEKLYKDAAQTILSGNFAINPYTEDGRSVAGEQLKAITGFEANLHLGQARRLTKGGKKEDWLERMKKGGEA
- the lepA gene encoding translation elongation factor 4 codes for the protein MNVKELKHRQEKIRNFSIIAHIDHGKSTLADRILEKTETVSSREMQAQLLDSMDLERERGITIKLNAIELNYKAKDGETYIFHLIDTPGHVDFTYEVSRSLAACEGAILVVDAAQGIEAQTLANVYLALDNDLEILPIINKIDLPAADPERVRQEIEDVIGLDASEAVLTSAKAGIGIEEILEQIVEKVPAPTGDVEAPLQALIFDSVYDPYRGVILQVRIVNGVVKPGDTIQMMSNGKTFDVTEVGIFTPKAVGRDFLATGDVGYIAASIKTVADTRVGDTVTLADNPAAAPLDGYKQMNPMVFAGIYPIDSNKYNDLREALEKLQLNDASLQFEPETSQALGFGFRCGFLGLLHMDVIQERIEREFNIDLIMTAPSVVYHVNMTDGEMLEVANPSEFPDPTKISNIEEPYVKAQIMVPQEYVGAVMELAQRKRGDFVTMDYIDDNRVNVIYQIPLAEIVFDFFDKLKSSTRGYASFDYEISEYRSSKLVKMDILLNGDKVDALSFIVHKEFAYERGKIIVDKLKKIIPRQQFEVPIQAAIGHKIVARSDIKALRKNVLAKCYGGDVSRKRKLLEKQKAGKKRMKAIGSVEVPQEAFLSVLSMDDDDKK
- the addA gene encoding helicase-exonuclease AddAB subunit AddA, with amino-acid sequence MMFEAFLKAEEIRELQLAEAESDKSQKRTPEQIEAIYCHGQNVLVSASAGSGKTFVMVERILDKILRGIQIEQLFISTFTVKAAGELKERIEKKLNEAILAVSDEQVRRHLSRQLTELENADIGTMDAFTQKLVTSYGYSLGISPNFRILQDKSEQDLLKNEVFAELFATYLEGQEGTVFQQLVRNFSGNRKDNKGFREIVYQIHGFSQSTSNPEQWLRSTLLKGYQDFDSLDSLPPSLLIGLLDAMNQAADDLEDLTHHPDYKQVTAKGAMTANYKKHQAIFEELRNLASNFKEKMDAEQLPQLTGQLNNLLPSGSEVTVAGTKYPIFKLLKARLLDIQHLETVLAYQPQALPILQVLQAFLLDFSARYLERKIQENCFEFSDISHFAIRILEENPGIRQIFQDKYHEIMVDEYQDNNHTQERMLDLLSNGQNRFMVGDIKQSIYRFRQADPHIFQEKFERYQADPSAGKLILLKENFRSQNEVIEATNAIFTRLMDREVGQIKYDQTHTLVAGSDRQKIHQPQHTMEYLIYNKDTTAEADPSALTSGEVELVAKEIIRLHNEEGVAFSDITLLVPSRTRNQAILNSFETHGIPLVSDGGEANYLKSLEVMVMLDTLRALNNPLNDYALVALLKSPMFRFDEDELARIALQADKGFFYEKMELAVADARQASDLIHPAFKRKLQAFLDYLKSWRLYAKTHSIYDLIWKIYNEKFYYDYVGALPNGSKRQANLYALGLRANSFEKTGFKGLSRFITFIDKLLASDNDLADVEVALAQNAVQLMTVHKSKGLEFKYVFLLNMDKSFNATENRSSVILSRENGLGIQFIADMKDQFETPLPHVRVSMNTLPYQLNQRELKLADLSEQMRLLYVAMTRAESKLYLVGKASKEKLEDRYDGKRREGVLLASSRESMNNFQDWILAIEEAFQGEELYFKKRFIDDEDLTPDKIGQLRMETQISADDVKNLRQSEDIRLALDQLASVEALNQRYKFAIELPSVRTPSQIKKLYEPVLAEDGLEVMEKVRPSLTFELPDFSKKTPVTGAQVGSTLHELMQALPLNAPMTLGLIERTLDKVAATEAVKSSIDCQKILDFFSTELGKEILANQDKLRREAAFASLEQDPVSKEYFVLRGIVDGFIRYSDRIVLFDYKTDRYKDAQTIKDRYRQQMTLYQQALSKAYQIEQVEAYLILLGGEKIEVISMN